The DNA window AAAATGGAGACAAATCAACCCTGCCCTGATCCCTCAGGGATGGTTTGCACATAAACACATAAACCCACATAAAATgtgatcaggatttgaacccaggtcctctgactccaaatcccagtGCATCAGTTCCACTCATTCTGAGTCTTAGAGAAAGGAAATGTCCCAAGCCACATAGGATTTGAACTTTCAGTCACCCCATTCCAAATTCAGTATTATTTCCCCTTTACCCTACGGATCCCATCTCACTAAATGAACttttataaataagcaaacaaacctTCTGTAGAGCCAATAAATCATCTATCTCAAACCCACCTATGACTATTGTCCAAACGCATAtaactgctgctgctgttgccatGAATGTGAGAATTCCAAAGCATTAATCACTTCAGAGAAGCCTTTTGTCATGGGGGATTTTCTCCACCAGTGAATCACAATAGGACGACTCCTCTTATGTGAGATCTCTGTGGATTATTTTCATGTTGAAAGGAGAGAACTAGGACTtttagaaggagagaaggaagaagaggggggggggcagcgagtgatggcagagagagaaggggatcaGCAGGAGATGTTGTGGAGGTCAAATCCACAGAACTTGGCAACTCGTTGGATGTGGGGGTACGAATAGTTCTGCCAataatgcttttttccccctcccccctcccccagccaggAGCTTTCTCCCCTGGCCCCAGGCCAGCCCGGCTCCTTCTTGATCTCTGAGCCAGGATGGATTTCTCTGTGCTGTTCCTTTTGAGAAGTCGTCACCAAACCCCTCCAGGCAAAACATCCcaggttggggggaaggggagagtttaTAATTGAAGGTACTATGGAGGCCTGGGGTGGGGGACAAGTTGGAAGACTCTCCTTCCGGTGTGGGGCTGGATTCCTGAAGGTAACACTCACCTTCCTTACCCcgccgctccccccccccctccccggctcccctccccaatcccatCCCCAGCCCAGTGCTCATAAATGCAGACCTGGTGATTCAGACCCATTCATCCAAAGAGAGAGGGGCGGGGCAGGGACAAGCTGCTAGAGCCAGCTAAAGTGACCGCTGAATACTGCCGAGGGCCTGCTGGGACTCCAAAGGCGGCCTACCAACTTCTGGATCCAAGCTTATCTGCATTAATTGTGATTGGTGAAttcagagacagagggaggttATTCACCCCAGGTTAGAGTTTCTACCTCCCAGTGTGCCCCTGTGAAAAACCTCAACCCGGATTACGGAATGGCCTGGACAGCTCCTGCCTTCCGCAGTCAGACCCAGGGGCTGCTCAGATGCCTGTAAGACCAGACAAAACGCAGATgtcttgtgttttttaaatgaggaattaTGTCCACGCAGTTTGCATATTGTTCAGTAAACTCCATAGTTAGCTTAGTTCCAGGTGGGTATGGCTGTCTCCGTTCCTTGATTTCCAGAATCCAAcacacccctcccctccctgacaCAGTTTCTATCCTTGTCAGAAGCCTGAGCCCTGGGCTCCCCTGCACCCTGCAACCCCGACATAGACGTattctgtgtatgtgtctttgtccctatctctctgtctccctcttcctctctccctccttccctccttgtgTTTACTACATCTTCCCATTACTGAGCCTGACACCTTGATGCAAAGTTTCTTTCCCCAGGACTGAGTTCGCATCCAGCAGTCCCCATCCCTGATTCCTCCATCCCAGGAGTAAGGGACCTTTTCATTACTTTCTATGAAGCTACCCAGGGGTCAATAGAAATCCTTGAACACTCTTGAAGCCCTGCCCCCCTCACTGTGCCTACCCCCACTCCTATTTTTGACCTGTGACCACACCTGATCCTGTGATGTACCCAGCTACAGATCAGGTGTGGAGAATAGGCCTGATGGGGCATGATgctttttaaggtcccttcaaggTAAAACAAACAGAACCCCCTATGATTCTATAACTCAgtgaaggcagaatttgaacagtGCAACTGCCAAGATAATGGAACGTGTACCCAGAAGATGCTGGGAAAGAGCTGAGATTTGGGTTGTCTCTGAACTAGGCCCCAAAGtactttctccctctcctaaCTCTTCCTCTGTCACCCTCAACCCCCTACCCCCCAATCTCATCCACTCTAAAATTGAAATCAGAGTCAAGAGGCAATGCTTCCATGTACAAGTTCAGTTtattatagaaaataataattacaatttatggatttatttttaattacaaaataGAAACATCATCCTAGGCAGGAAGACTGCCCAAAACCatggaggatgggggggggggacagagaaaTGCCCCTTCATCTGCACTCACTACTCCCCAACCCACCCAAATCCTTTGGTGGAGCTAGGTCCAGCTCCCAGAGATCATCTTCTCCTGGGCTCTGCCCAACTCTGCTCCCCACCAGGCTCCAAAACTCAGTTGCCCTGAGGTGGGAGAGTCACTTGAGGTTCTGGGGAGGAGGAGCTTGAGGGAGACCAGGGATTCTGAGAAGTCCCCCTCCCCATTTGTTTGCCCTGAGAACTTTGCAAACTGGGAAATGGGAGAAAGGCGGGACGGAAGAGACAACCTGAACCACCCACCCATACTTGGGCCTGCTCAACTCACCCACCTCCCAAACCAGTTTGTCCCAGTGTCAACCCTCCCATCCTAAACCAGTTGGCCCACTCTGGGGCTCCCATCCttagggaagagatggaagaagaaGCCGGGCCACCCTTAACTATCCCCTGAGGATCCAAGATGCTGAGTTTCAATGAACTGCTGGGATGAGTGGGTGGGCTTCCTTCTTCCTTAGAGAGGGTGGCTCAGAGACCCATTTACTTCTAGAGAAAAATGCAGCACAGAAGGTGAACCCTCATGGAAAGGGGCCCAGATTAGGGgagaaaggagattacagggggtTCAAGGACTATACATACAGGATTGGAAATCGGTGTGAGGACATCTGCCCATTGAAGGGcgcaacacacatacacacactctctctctctctctctctctctctctctctctctctctctctctctctctctctctctctctaagggAAGGAAGCAGCCAGCATTATTGACTCGGTGACATTGAGCCCCTGGCTAAGGACTGAGCCAGCTCAGCCAGTTCAGCTGAAGTCCAGGTCTCTTCATTCTCCTCTTCCAGGAGCTCCCAGGCAGGGGGGTGGGACCTCAGCCAACTTGGCCAAcagctcttcctctttctccttctgggAAACTGCAGGACCAGCTTCGGTCTCCCAGAAAAGCAGGGCCCACCCCCAGCCCTCTCCCACTGCATTTCTCCGAAGAGAAAGCCTTAGGTTGCCAGGAGTCCTCGAGGGAGTCGGGGAGGGTGTTTTTGAGAGAAGGGAGGAGCTGGAGAACGTGTCCCAGGTAGAACAGGTGGCATCCCCCTGGCATTGTTTGCTCTGCTGACTCCAAAAGGCACCGACCCACCCTTACCCTCCCACCTACCCAGACTCCAGGCATAGGGAGATGTATGGGGCTTGGGCCAGGCTTTCTGTCCAGGGGAGAGTCCAATCTCTGCCAAGCACAGGGACCCAAATAGTCAGGGAAAACGGAAGAAAAAAGGGTGCATCCAGCTAGGGTACAGGTAAGGTGATGGGGTGAAGGACAGCCACAGCAAGCCTCACTGCCCCACTTCCCCTTCTGTCCAAGATCCTCCCGAGGATGCGCCCTACACGTAGTTGCTGGTGGGGGCAGAACGGGCAGCGGTGTACTTAGCTGAGTAGGGCTTCTCACTCCGGGGTGGGCAGTTGCAGCAGAGTAGGGCCCCTCCGAGCAGGAGCAGGCCTGAGGCAGCCCAGCCGATGTACAGGGAGGCGCCCATCTCCCTCTTCTGTCCAGAGGCCACCAAGGGGTTGTAGAAGTCCCGGATAACGTTGTGAGCCGTCCAGGAGGTAGGGATGATGATCAGGATGCCCGCCAGGATGAAGACGACGCCAGCCACGATCATGGTCTTGGCCTTGGAGGTCTCGTCCTCCACACAGTTGGTACACTTGCCACCCACCAGGGCCAGGAGAACTCCGAGTGCTGCCACAATGATGCAGATGACCACTAGGGCCCTGGCTGCCTGCAGGTCCTGGGGCAGCGCCAGCAGCGAGTCGTACACCTTGCACTGCATCTGGCCCGTGCTCTGCACCACGCAGTTCATCCACAGGCCCTCCCAGATGGTCTGCGCCGTCACGATGTTGCTGCCGATGAAGGCCGTCACCCGCCACATGGGCAGCGCGCAGGACAGCATGGAAGCCAGCCAGCCCAGCACGGCCAGGGCAATGCCCACTACCTGGAGCCCCATGGACCCCATCCCCTCGGCCTAAGAGGGAGCCGAGAAACGAGAGAAGCAAGAGAAGCTGCCGCTGGGCACCTGGAGAGGCTTGGGGTCAAGGTTCCACGCTCAGGCTCTCCAGGGAGGGAAGTCCAGCTGAGGAGGAAGCTCTCGGAGAGAAAGCCCAACTCTGTCCTCACAGGTGCAGCGAATGAAGCTTCCCGCCAGATGTTAGGGAGTTATAAGGCTTGAGGGtgtggcagggggagggaggaggaggcggGGTTTCGACCAAGGCCTCCATCTGACCAGTTCCTCTGGATTCCTCCGCGTCTAACTAGCAACAAAGACACTTTCAGGCCCCCGGTCAGGGCCCCAGGGAGGAGACTGGGGCCCCTGAGTCACTCAGGCTGACATCCTGGAGAGTGAGTCTCAGAGGAAACTGAACTCTCCCTTCAAAGTCCCAGGGTGCTGAGGTCAGATCAGAGGCAGACGGGGTTGAGTCAGGTCCCCCCCCACCCAGTCAGGAGGGTGACTCCCCAAggacaggagggagggggaggggtctgGGGGAACCTAGGCTCAAGCTTCTGCTCCGGATCCGGGATCGAACAATCGAACACCTCTCTCCCACCTGAGAGTTTGCTAAAGCGCCGTGTGGAAATCCTCCGGGGGAAGGAGGCTGCTACTGTTGTTGTCACCCCGAttttaaagaacaataacaaagatAATTACTATCATCACCATTACTGGCAGGTGTCTATACTCATTAGCATCCTCTTAACTGGCCTCAGTGCTTAGCCTGCACAATCTCATCCAGTAGATCAAGGGGCTGGGTATCCGGGACTGGGTCCAGTCCCTTTCACCCACTAGTggatcccccccccacacacacacacaccttccgaAAGAGCATGAACTGAATGAATCTCGGATCCTCCATCCCACTTTCTCTTCTTAAACAAAGGCAGAGTCTAAAAAGTagtgaaatgggggggggggagctcttTCAAGAGTATTTCCCCTGAGGGTATTGAATGGTCTGTGCATAAATCTAAAAATGGAAGGGTCCTTGGAGACCAAttagtccaactcccttgttttacagacaaggaaactgaggctcaaaagggAATACAGTGTGCCCAAGACGAGACAGGTAGGAAGCGACAGAGCTGGAGGGAGAGGCAGCCTGATGCCATAAAAGTGCAGACATtcgagtcagaagatctgggttctaattctggctCTACCAGGGGATGATAGAGAGGACCAGACTAACTAATCATGTGGAGGACAGAAACTCTGCTTTCTGTGTTGCTCCTTATTCTCTgtgtcaccttgagcaagtcttttaaccttcctgggctttggtttccttctctgaaaaatgataaatttggaccagatgacttctaaggtcttttccagctttatGTCTAAGAACAAGACATTATAAAGAGAATTCACAAGGGTCCTTACCTTCACAGAGCTTTGGTCTAAGGGGAAGTGGGCAATTACCTAAATAACTAGATGAAGAAGGATGTGATAAGTGTCTTCGAAGACACACAAACAGGTGTTAGCGGAAGTCAGTAGAGGGAAGAGCTCTCCGCTCCCAGTGGGGGTGGGCAGAATCAGAGAAGATTTTCTGTAGGAAATTGTCTTGGAACTGGACCTCGAAGATTATtgcagggagacagagagggaggacaCCCTAGGGAGAGGAAGCAGCAGAAAACACCAAGGTAGGAACTAAGGGGTGTGTCCTAGGCACAGGGAGGAGTCCATTTGAGCACTGTATAGAGCACTGGATAAAGtgtgggggagttgggtgagatAAGGCTGGTGCCAGCCTGGGGAATTTGGATTCCTCATCGCTTCAGGGAAATTAATCTGGAGGCAAAGAGGAGgctggagtggaggagggagagactggTGGttaggaaaccaattaggaagttTCTGCAATAGGCCAGAtgggaggtaatgagggcctggatGAGGGTGTAGGCAGTGAGAACAAAAAGGAGAGGATAGATGTGATAAACATTATTAAGGGGGAAATGGGCGGGCTTTGCTGCTGCCTGATTGAATCAGCCTAGAAGTCAAGGAAGGGGGATGTCTGAGAGAGCCAACCTGGGCAGTACAGAGGAGATGGCCATGGTGGTATGGTCATCACCTAACTGTAGagtaggagaaggaagagacagagggagggaggaaggaaggaaggaaagaaggaaggaaggagagaaagagggagagaaaaagggaaggagggaaggaaggaaggaaaggagggagggagagaaggaggaaggagagaaagagggaaggaggagggagggaaggaaggaagggagggaagaaaatcaagcaactattaataaaaataataactagcatttaaatagcagttactacgtgccaggcactgtgccaagcactttttacaaatattatctcatttgatacaacaaccttgtgaggtatgTGTTAATGttaatccccattttgcagattcagcacttgaggtagacagaggttaagtaaaccgttcaggggtcacacagctagtgagtgtctgaagctggggtCGGGTTGGGCTTTAAGCTCTTTTTGGCATacattaaatcatttttttttaattgaatagaattttattttccaaaatatatgtaaaaacaaattttaacatcaatttttaaagaatttgtgttcaacttctcttccccctccattcccaccccccatccactagaattcaagcatttcaaaataagttatacatgagtagtcatggaaaacattcccacattagctaggttgtgagagaaaacagtcaaaaaaaaccccaaaacttcagattgaggaattgtcaaagaggaaaaaaaatttttttaaatgtgtttccttctgttttcagatactatcacttctttctctgtagatgggttgccattttcataagtccttcatggtTCATTAAATCATTTTTAAGTACCCTCTtacttacagatgaagagaccaGATGTCAGAGATGGGGGTTCAATCAGTAAATGTTTACtaaagtgcctattgtgtgctaACCACTGTTGGAGCCTCATTGCTAGGGATCCAGGCTGAGTGGTTGGGATGGAGAACTAAGTGTCAGGGGCTTCCTAGCAATGCAGTCCTATCCTCTCCTTCAGAAATCCCTACCTATGGCTCTGTGCTTACCCTGCAAACCCCATCCCTTCCCATAATTCCCCTGGGCCCACTGGAAGCCAAAGTTGCCTAATTGTGAACAGGCTAGAACCCAGGCACCCCATGATGAACACTGAGGAAAGGGTTTAACTCCAGCTGTTGGGAGCTATGGCCAGATGTTTAggggcaaaagaaaaagaagatccaGTGGTCAAATCCATGGACAAGTTCCAGCTGACCCCAGATATAATAAAAACTCCCTGGGCACtgggacttttatttttgtaactgTATTCACAGGACCTGGTAcagagtaggcacctaataaatacttgttgactgattgttgCCGGAGCATAGTCCCCACCTAACTAAGCCTTATCAACTGCTCTTCTCCCTGCCCTATGAAAAAAGTAGGTGGGTGGCATAGAAGAAAAAGAGCTGATTTTGGAAAAGCtgggatctggattcaaattctgcctgttgCTTACTacctttgaccttgggcaagtaacattatttctctgtgcctcagtgcccatatctgtaaaatgagatggctgGACAAGCTAACCTCTAAAGTCCTTCCTACCTTTGGTCTAGGTGGTCCTTCTCTGAAGAGGTTTGCAAACCTTGGGGGGCAGGAGGAGGCAGTTCCCAGGAAGCAGGTAATTAACTCAGGCTGTCTCCATACCAGCCAAACCTGCAACAACTATTTGGAAGAACCTGTTCTACTGAAGGGGGCAGGGAGACAAGCAAAGATGACTGTTGACTGACCTCCAGCTGAGCTGACCCAGTCACACCCACTGGAACCAGCTCCCAGGAACAGGACTGTAGGGcagtccccctcctccccctctctaccCCCAAGCAGGGCCTAACCTTCCCCCTCAAAGattcccccaacccctccctcctccacctttTCACCCTCTAAAACCCTCTCCTAGCTCTACAAACCATTCCTGGTGGCCACCCTCCCAAACCCTGCATGTCCCCTCTTTGCCCACCCCACCCAATCTCCAGGTCTCAAAGTTGCCTATATGGTTCTTAGACCCTCCTCCCCAAGCCCTCACTAACCAATCTTGCTTCACAGGAAAGCCGCTtaataattaaacaaacaaacaaacaaacaaacaaataaataaataatccacTTATCACTCCTCCCTCCAAAaccctccaccaaaaaaagaaaacaaaataaagacccTCATGGTCCCACACCCCAAAATAGATGTGAAATGTATTAAGAAGACAGGGCACAGTGCCAttgtcacctctattatttaatgttgtactagaaatgttaacttaagcaataagagaagaaaaaggaattaaaggaattagaataggcaaggaggaaataaaactatcacttcgaagatgatatgatggtatacttagagaatcctaaagaatcaactaaaaaactacttgaaacagcAACTTTATAGCaaggttgcaggatataaaataaatccacataaatcttcagcttttctatacatgacccacaaagctcagcagcaagagatagagaaattccatttaaagtaactgtagataatataaaatacttgggagtctacctgccaagacaaacccaggaactctatgaacacaattacaaaacaatgttcacacaaataaaatcagatctaaatcattggaaaaatatcaattggtcatggataggccaagctaacataataaaaatgacaattttacttaatttatttattcaatgccataccaatcagactacctaaagataattttatagagttagaaaaaataataacaaaattcatctggaagagcaaaatgtcaagaatatcaagggaactaatgaaaaaaaaaagatatctagaAAAGTgagctagccataccaaatctgaagctatactataaagtgacagtcatcaaaactatttggttaaccctcattgcccctcaaaaaaggtggggggcagctaggtggtgcggtggataaaacactggccctggagtcaggagtacctgagttcaaatccagcctcagacacttgacacttaactagctgtgtgaccctgggcaagtcacttaaccccaattgcctcaccaaaacaaaagaaagaaaaacttacgtaaactatttggtactgactaagaaataaatagagtggtggatcaataaaataggttaggcacaggagacacagtagtaaattactatagtaatctactgtttgataaacccaaagactcaagctactgggataggaactcagtatttgacaaaatctgcttggaaaactggaagatagtatggcagaaactaagcatagaccaacatcttacactgtatactaaaataaggttaaaatggttatatgatttagacataaagggtgataccataggtaaattaggagaggaaggaatagttcacCTCTCAGATCTACAGAGAGGGAACAatttatgagcaaacaagaggtagagaatattatgaaatgcaaaatggataattttgattacattaaattaaaaaggttttataaaaataaaagcaatgcagccaaaattagaagggaagtagaaagctgggaaacaatttttacagccagtgtttctcataaaggcctcatttctaaaatatataggaaactaaatcaaatttataagaaagcaagtcattccctaattgagaaatggtcaaagcatatgaacaggcagtttttagatgaagaaatcaaagctatctattgccaaataaaaaaaatgctctaaatcactattgattagagaaatgcaaactaaaataactctgaggtaccacctcacacctataagattggctaatatgacaaaaaaggaaaatcataagtgttggagaagatgtagaaaaattggaacactaatgcattgttggtggagttgtgaattgatccaaccattctagagagcaatttggaattatgcccaaagggctaggggACTGTATGGGACCcaataatatcactactaggtctgtatcccaaagacatcataaaaaaaggaaaaggacccacatgtacaaaaatatttatagtagctctctttgttttggcaatgaattggaaatggaagaatgcccataaattggggaatggctgaacaagctttggtatatgaatgtaatggaatactattgtgctgtaagaaatgatgagcaggcagatgtcagaaaaacctgggaagacttaagtggactgatgctgagtgaagtgaacagaaccaggagaacattatacacagtaacagcaacattgtgtgatgatcaactgtgatagacttggctcttctcagcagtgcaatgacccaaaacaattccaaagaacttatgatggaaaatgttctccatatccagaaaaaagaactgtggattctgaatgcagattgaaccatactgtttcccctgttctttttttttttttttgctgaggtaattggggttaagtgacttgcccaggatcacacagctagttagtgttaagtgtctgagaccagatttgaactcagatcctcctgacttcagggccgatgctctatccactgcgccacctagctgcccctgaaccatactgtttctacattttgttgtttttttcttttttgaggtttttttccttttgttctgattcttctttcacaacatgactaatgcagaaatgtgtttcatgtgattgtacatataagattgctttctgtcttggggagggaaaggagggtgggagaaaaacttggaactaaaaatcttatgaaaacaaatgttgaaaactatttttacatgtaactggaaaataataaaatacttttatgattaaaaaaaaagatgacaggcCACAGTGCCCAGTTccagtccttttcttttcttttttttagtgaggcaattggggttaagtgacttgcccagggtcacacaactaataagtgttaagtgtctgaggccagatttgaactcaggtactcctgactccagggcctatgctctatgcactgcgccacctagctgcccccttctgtccTTTTCAATCTCTCCAGATCCCTACTAAAGCCTCTTCACCAACACTTCCTACAGATATCCATTCGTTTCTTCATTCATGTGCTAGTTGATggggatacattttttttcaacaacaaacatttattttattttccagttacatgtaagggtagttttcaacattcattttcataagatttagggttccaaatttttcttccttcctccctccctttcctcccccctccacaagatcacaatcaggttatatatgtacaatccacaagtgttctttttatcagttctttctataagggtgcatagtaagcttcctcattagttccttgggaatGTTTTGGATCAtagcactgctgagagtagttaagtcattcacaattgctcatcgaacaatactgctgtcactacgcacaatgtcctcccagctctgctcacttcactaatgaacatcgatgttcattagtctttccaggtttttcggggatcatcctgtttgtcatttcctgtagcacaagaccattccactacaatcatataacacagctttctccatcattcctcaattgatggacattcccttgattctcaattcttagcctccaccaagagttgctataaatattttttgtacaatttttccctcttttctctttttcatgattactattgttaactgtttcccttctatcctatttccttccccatggtatttattctattatccatcttctttcattctataactcttcaaaagggatttgcttctatctgtcccctcccccactctgcccttccttcttttccccctctctctttatccccttcccctcctatttacctgcagggttagagagattactccacccaattgaatgtgtacattattccctccttgagccaattctaatgagattgaggtctttgagccaattctgatgagtgttaggctcatttactgcccagattaaacagattactacacccagttgggtgtgtctgttagtccctccttgaggcagctctgatgagtttaagttctttgagccttttctgctgagtgtaaaattcatttactgccctgctcctctcccatctctcgaCCAACTCCAtagtcttttcctgtttctttcatgtaagatttcatttctgcccttccccctcccccagtgaattcccttcacccctcaatttaaccctaaagatttcatcacctagctaggtgacacagtggacaaagcatcacccctggacccagggagatcccagccaaaacccggcctcagacacgagacagttgcccactgtatgaccccaggtatgtcccccagctccaattttttatggttctctagggtcttgtatttgaaagtcaaatttgccattcagttcaggtct is part of the Dromiciops gliroides isolate mDroGli1 chromosome 4, mDroGli1.pri, whole genome shotgun sequence genome and encodes:
- the CLDN4 gene encoding claudin-4 gives rise to the protein MGSMGLQVVGIALAVLGWLASMLSCALPMWRVTAFIGSNIVTAQTIWEGLWMNCVVQSTGQMQCKVYDSLLALPQDLQAARALVVICIIVAALGVLLALVGGKCTNCVEDETSKAKTMIVAGVVFILAGILIIIPTSWTAHNVIRDFYNPLVASGQKREMGASLYIGWAASGLLLLGGALLCCNCPPRSEKPYSAKYTAARSAPTSNYV